In Microbacterium galbinum, the genomic stretch ACGCCGCCGACGCCGTGCGGGGCGCGTATTCGAAGGACCGCTCCCCCACCGAGGTGCTCCCCCTGTACGGGCGCCTCTCCGCCGCGGAGCAGCACCGCGTGTTCGAGCGCAGCCGAGTGGCGGGTGTCCGCCGCCGCGTGATCCTCGCGACGAACGTCGCCGAGACGAGCCTCACGGTTCCCGGCATCCGCTATGTGATCGACACCGGCACCGCCCGCATCTCGCGCTACAGCAACCGATCGAAGGTGCAGCGTCTGCCGATCGAGGCGATCTCGCAGGCATCCGCGAACCAACGCTCCGGTCGCGCCGGTCGCACGAGCGATGGCATCGCGATCCGCCTGTACTCGGAGGACGACTTCGCCAAGCGGCCGGAGTTCACCGAGCCCGAGATCCTGCGCACCTCGCTCGCCTCCGTCATCCTGCAGATGCTGTCGCTCGGATTCGGCGACATCTCGGACTTCCCCTTCCTCACCCCGCCCGACTCGCGGGGTGTGAAGGCGGCGTTCGACCTGCTCACCGAACTCGGTGCGGTCGAACCGTCGCGGCGCGACGGGTCCCCGCACCTCACGCGCATCGGCCGCGACATCTCGCGCATGCCGATCGACCCGCGCTTCGCCCGCATGCTGATCGAGGCCGGGCGCCACGGCGTCACCCACGATCTGCTGCCGATCGTGTCGGGCATGACGATCCAAGACGTCCGCGAGCGACCGGAGGAGCGCCGCGAGGAGGCCGACCGGCTGCACGCGCGCTTCGTCGACCCGACCAGCGACTTCATCACCCTGCTCAACCTCTGGAACCACCTGCGCGAACAGCAGCGCGAGCTCGGATCCAGCGCGTTCCGCCGCCTCTGCCGCGCCGAGCACCTGAACTACGTGCGCGTGCGGGAGTGGTTCGACGTGCACCGTCAGCTCAAGACGCTGGTGAAGAGCGCCGAGCCGAAGGGCGACGGCAGCAGCGATCCCGATGCGATCCACCGGGCGATCCTCGCGGGACTCCTCTCGCAGATCGGTGTGCTCGACGAGCGCACCGCCCCCGCCGGCAAGACGCACGCACCCGCGAAGGACAAGGGGCGCCGCATCACCGAGTACCGGGGAGCGCGCGGCATCCGCTTCTCGATCTTCCCGGGGTCGGGTCTGCGCAAGAAGAGCCCGCGCGCGGTCATCGCGGCCGAGATCGTCGAGACCTCGCGCACCTTCGCCCGTACCGTCGCCGCGATCGATCCGGCGTGGGCCGAGCCGCTCGCCGGCGACCTCGCCAAGCGCCAGGTCACCGAGCCGCACTGGTCGAAGGATGCCGGCGCCGCCGTCGCCTACGAGAAGGTGACGCTGTTCGGCCTCGAGATCATTCCGCGCAGGCGCGTGCAGTTCGCGCGCATCGACCGCGCGGCCTCGCGCGAGCTGTTCGTACGGCACGCGCTCGTCGAGGGCGAGTGGGATCCGAGCCGCATCGACAAGCGCGTGAGCGCGTTCTGGCGCAGCAACGCCGAGCTGCGCAAGCGTCTCGAGAAGCTCGAGGAGCGCGAGCGCCGCCGCGACATCCTCGCCGGTGACGAGGCGGTGTTCCGTTTCTACGACGAGCGCATCCCGGCCGAGGTCTTCGACGTGCGGTCGTTCGAGACGTGGTGGCGGGAGGCGCTGACGACGACGCCGAAGCTCCTCGTCATGCGCGAGGCCGACCTGATCGACGACGACGGGCGGGCCTCGCAGAGCGAGTTCCCCACCCGCTGGACGCAGGGCGACCAGGTGCTCGGCCTCGCCTACCGGTTCGAGCCGGGCGCCGCCGATGACGGCGTGAGCGTCGTGGTGCCGCTCGCCCTGCTCGCCCAGATCGAGGACACCGGGTTCGACTGGCAGGTGCCGGGGCTGCGCGCCGAACTCATCACGGGCCTGCTGCGGGCGCTGCCGAAGGCGATCCGGCGTCACGTCGTGCCCGCCGCCGACTGGGCCGACAAGTTCGGCGCCGAGCTCGCGGGCCAGGGACCCGAAGACCACGACGGTCGCCCGAACAGGTCGTTGAAGGAGGCGCTCGCGCGCCTGATCCAGCCCCTCGCGAACCAGCTCGTCTCGGCCGCCGACTTCGAAGACGAGCGGGTGCCCGCTCATCTGCGCATGAACTTCCGTGCGGTCGACGAGCGCGGGCGCGTGGCCGGTTCCCACCGCGACCTCACGACCCTGCAGGCGGAACTCTCCGATCGCGCGCGCAGCAGCGTCGCGCGCTCGATCGCGAAGCCCGAACGCGGGCCGCGCGCACGGGGCGGTTCCGAGGCGGTGGCCGCGGCATCCGCTCGGGGTCCGATCGAGCAGGCGGGTCTCACCGCCTGGACGTTCGGCGACCTTCCCGAGGTGCTCGATACGCGCGTCGCCGGTGGCGTCGTGCGCGGCTACCCGGCGATCGTCGACGAGGGCAAGAGCGTCGCGGTGCGCGTGGAGTCATCGGCGGATGCCGCGGCCGACGCCACCCGTGACGGCGTGCTGCGTCTCGTGCTGCTGGCCGTGCCGTCGCCCTCGTCGTACGTGCAGCAGCACCTCACCAGCCAGGAGAAGCTCGCCCTCGCGGCCTCGCCGTACCCGTCGGCGGCCGCGCTCATCGAGGACTGCCGTGCGGCCGTGGCCCGCAAGGTGATCGACGCTTCGACAGGCTCAGCGACCGGGGGTGTCGGCGTCGTGCGCACCGAGGCAGACTTCGGGCGGGTGCGGGATGCCGTGTCGGCCGCGCTCGTCGACGAGCTGTTCGCATGCGTCTCGCTCGTCGCCCGCATCCTCACGCAGTCGCGCGAGGTCGAGCGCGGCATCAAGTCGCAGAACTCCCTCGCCCTCCTCGGGCCGTTGAACGACATCCGCACGCAGCTCTCGGGGCTTCTGCATCCGGGCTTCGTGTCGGCCGCCGGCGTCGACCGGATCGCGCACTTCCCCCGCTACCTCAGCGGCATGGTCGACCGGTTGAAGACCCTCTCGTCGGAACCCGGCAAGGACCGCACGCGCATGAGCGAGTACGAACGGATGGCGAAGGCCTTCGAGGATGCCGGGGGAACGATCCCGCTCCCCCGCGGTGCCGCTGCGTCGCTCGTCGAGACCCGCTGGCTACTGGAGGAGTACCGGGTGAGCGTGTTCGCCCAGCGCCTCGGCACCGCGCAGCCCGTGTCGCCGCAGCGCATCATGAAGGCCCTCGC encodes the following:
- the hrpA gene encoding ATP-dependent RNA helicase HrpA, which translates into the protein MSSPVISFPPELPVSAARAEIADAIRDHQVVIVAGATGSGKTTQLPKIALELGRERIAHTQPRRLAARTIAERVAEELQVELGTLVGYKVRFTDKVSDDTRIALMTDGILLNEIHRDRLLTRYDTIIIDEAHERSLNVDFLLGYLARILPERPDLKVIITSATIDPESFAKHFSAPGPGDDRVPAPIIEVSGRTYPVEIRYRPLVADGDDGETDAPSWVPEPVEGPEDEVSAIVAALRELDREEPGDVLVFLPGEAEIRDAADAVRGAYSKDRSPTEVLPLYGRLSAAEQHRVFERSRVAGVRRRVILATNVAETSLTVPGIRYVIDTGTARISRYSNRSKVQRLPIEAISQASANQRSGRAGRTSDGIAIRLYSEDDFAKRPEFTEPEILRTSLASVILQMLSLGFGDISDFPFLTPPDSRGVKAAFDLLTELGAVEPSRRDGSPHLTRIGRDISRMPIDPRFARMLIEAGRHGVTHDLLPIVSGMTIQDVRERPEERREEADRLHARFVDPTSDFITLLNLWNHLREQQRELGSSAFRRLCRAEHLNYVRVREWFDVHRQLKTLVKSAEPKGDGSSDPDAIHRAILAGLLSQIGVLDERTAPAGKTHAPAKDKGRRITEYRGARGIRFSIFPGSGLRKKSPRAVIAAEIVETSRTFARTVAAIDPAWAEPLAGDLAKRQVTEPHWSKDAGAAVAYEKVTLFGLEIIPRRRVQFARIDRAASRELFVRHALVEGEWDPSRIDKRVSAFWRSNAELRKRLEKLEERERRRDILAGDEAVFRFYDERIPAEVFDVRSFETWWREALTTTPKLLVMREADLIDDDGRASQSEFPTRWTQGDQVLGLAYRFEPGAADDGVSVVVPLALLAQIEDTGFDWQVPGLRAELITGLLRALPKAIRRHVVPAADWADKFGAELAGQGPEDHDGRPNRSLKEALARLIQPLANQLVSAADFEDERVPAHLRMNFRAVDERGRVAGSHRDLTTLQAELSDRARSSVARSIAKPERGPRARGGSEAVAAASARGPIEQAGLTAWTFGDLPEVLDTRVAGGVVRGYPAIVDEGKSVAVRVESSADAAADATRDGVLRLVLLAVPSPSSYVQQHLTSQEKLALAASPYPSAAALIEDCRAAVARKVIDASTGSATGGVGVVRTEADFGRVRDAVSAALVDELFACVSLVARILTQSREVERGIKSQNSLALLGPLNDIRTQLSGLLHPGFVSAAGVDRIAHFPRYLSGMVDRLKTLSSEPGKDRTRMSEYERMAKAFEDAGGTIPLPRGAAASLVETRWLLEEYRVSVFAQRLGTAQPVSPQRIMKALAGK